In the Telopea speciosissima isolate NSW1024214 ecotype Mountain lineage chromosome 2, Tspe_v1, whole genome shotgun sequence genome, one interval contains:
- the LOC122649703 gene encoding P-loop NTPase domain-containing protein LPA1 homolog 2-like isoform X2 has product MAEVPKLLYIVVVDDGGKKDGNDSFRYIRSMLQSTLQLMGCKPRHAFKISRRVFEVMRSEFSANALPHMPMKNLGLNDLEEHSQKENSCSICGCLGKGEVCNHLVSKEDERTNSKPFDLYKRRTTVVVKRETFLDVVCDVLAEYKYVGPNQRADLVLACRIRERKESVTVLLCGTSGCGKSTLSSLLGGRLGFTTMVSTDSIRHMMRSFVDEKQNPLLWASTYHAGEFLDRVAVAEAKAKRRAKKLAHISHTLPKDEASDEAVNKKSDSRPADAGSSTSELIGPKQMAIEGFKAQSEMVIDSLDRLITGWEERKESVVVEGVHLSLNFVMGLMKKHPSIIPFMIYITNEEKHLERFAVRAKYMTLDPAKNKYVKYIRNIRTIQDYLCNRADKHLVPKINNTNVDRSVEAIHATVFSCLRRREAGEQLYDPTTNMVVVIDEDYRKQNAANTLSSKGMFQLIQRKGSSRHLMALLNTDGSVAKAWPVDSIGDNRKPISNQRSEKGIGGPMYGPLQIGKAEPVNLQFGNFGISAWPSDTGGTSHVGSVDESRADGTDTGSKYYSSCCSSPRMSDGPAKELKEEQSVSGTDEEADEPYEGGSDEDLSDFSERQIHEEIEGSVDEESTKSDEEYDDLAMLDGQETGYWCDDDEESKAKIVPISSDPDTNSIENLKEDKYKENLDLFLRTSKEPLSEPLCSYSALMEKNQKKMPAGGNTRRMRKRSLSIPALGKHGSLGKGPILSGAPQR; this is encoded by the exons ATGGCCGAAGTGCCTAAATTGCTGTATATAGTCGTTGTGGACGACGGAGGTAAGAAAGATGGGAATGACTCCTTCCGATACATTCGATCGATGCTGCAGAGCACCCTGCAGCTCATGGGATGCAAACCGCGGCATGCGTTCAAG ATTAGCCGGAGGGTTTTTGAAGTGATGAGAAGTGAATTCTCAGCCAATGCCTTGCCGCATATGCCGATGAAAAATTTAGGATTGAATGATTTGGAAGAACACTCTCAAAAAGAAAACAGTTGTTCCATTTGTGGTTGTTTGGGTAAAGGAGAGGTTTGCAACCATTTGGTTTCCAAGGAAGATGAGAGAACAAATAGTAAACCATTTGACTTGTACAAAAGACGCACTACTGTTGTTGTTAAAAGAGAGACATTCCTGGATGTTGTTTGTGATGTTCTTGCCGAATACAAGTATGTTGGTCCCAATCAGAGGGCGGACTTGGTTTTGGCATGCAG AATTCGAGAAAGAAAGGAATCTGTGACTGTGCTGTTATGTGGGACAAGTGGGTGTGGCAAGTCTACTTTGTCTTCGTTGCTG GGTGGCAGATTGGGCTTCACAACTATGGTCTCTACTGACTCAATTCGACACATGATGCGGAGCTTTGTTGATGAAAAGCAAAACCCTCTACTCTGGGCATCAACCTATCATGCTGGTGAGTTCCTGGATCGAGTGGCAGTTGCGGAAGCAAAAGCTAAAAGGAGAGCAAAGAAATTGGCACACATTTCCCACACTCTACCCAAGGATGAGGCCTCTGATGAAGCTGTAAACAAAAAATCAGATTCCAGGCCAGCAGATGCTGGTTCCAGTACCTCTGAACTCATTGGTCCAAAACAAATGGCCATTGAGGGATTCAAAGCGCAGAGTGAGATGGTTATTGACAGCCTTGATCGGCTGATTACCGGATGGGAGGAGCGGAAAGAATCAGTAGTTGTTGAGGGTGTCCACTTAAGCCTCAACTTTGTG ATGGGGCTAATGAAGAAACATCCTTCAATCATACCATTCATGATTTACATCACAAATGAGGAGAAACACTTGGAACGATTTGCAGTTCGTGCAAAGTACATGACGCTAGACCCCGCAAAAAACAAATACGTTAAATATATTCGCAACATAAGAACAATTCAAGACTATCTGTGTAATCGCGCTGATAAGCATCTAGTAcccaaaataaataacacaaatGTGGACAGGAGTGTGGAAGCCATTCATGCCACTGTGTTCAGCTGCCTTCGACGACGTGAAGCAGGGGAGCAGCTGTACGACCCCACCACTAACATGGTTGTGGTGATAGATGAGGACTACCGGAAGCAAAATGCTGCCAACACACTGAGTTCCAAGGGGATGTTCCAACTGATACAGAGAAAGGGATCTTCTAGACATCTAATGGCTCTTCTCAATACAGATGGTTCTGTGGCCAAGGCTTGGCCTGTTGACTCTATTGGTGACAATAGAAAGCCCATCTCAAACCAAAGGAGCGAGAAAGGTATAGGGGGTCCAATGTATGGACCCTTGCAGATTGGCAAGGCAGAGCCAGTTAACCTTCAGTTTGGGAACTTTGGGATCAGTGCATGGCCCAGTGATACAGGTGGGACAAGTCATGTTGGAAGTGTTGATGAGTCAAGAGCTGATGGAACTGATACTGGGAGCAAATATTACTCTTCCTGCTGTAGCTCACCAAGGATGTCTGATGGACCTGCGAAGGAG CTTAAAGAGGAACAGTCGGTTTCTGGCACTGATGAAGAAGCTGATGAACCATATGAGGGGGGCAGTGATGAGGATCTTAGTGATTTCAGTGAAAGGCAGATACATGAAGAG ATTGAGGGTTCAGTCGATGAGGAGTCAACGAAGTCCGATGAAGAATATGATGATTTAGCAATGCTGGATGGGCAAGAGACTGGTTATTGgtgtgatgatgatgaagaatccaAGGCAAAGATAGTACCAATATCTAGTGATCCTGATACTAACAGTATTGAAAACCTGAAAGAGGACAAGTACAAAGAGAATTTGGATCTCTTTCTGAGAACAAGTAAGGAGCCTTTGTCTGAGCCATTGTGCTCATACTCTGCACTCATGGAGAAGAATCAGAAGAAAATGCCGGCTGGGGGCAATACCAGGAGGATGAGGAAACGTTCTCTCAGCATTCCTGCATTGGGGAAGCATGGTTCATTGGGTAAAGGGCCCATTCTTTCTGGAGCACCTCAGAGGTAG
- the LOC122649703 gene encoding P-loop NTPase domain-containing protein LPA1 homolog 2-like isoform X1, translating into MAEVPKLLYIVVVDDGGKKDGNDSFRYIRSMLQSTLQLMGCKPRHAFKISRRVFEVMRSEFSANALPHMPMKNLGLNDLEEHSQKENSCSICGCLGKGEVCNHLVSKEDERTNSKPFDLYKRRTTVVVKRETFLDVVCDVLAEYKYVGPNQRADLVLACRIRERKESVTVLLCGTSGCGKSTLSSLLGGRLGFTTMVSTDSIRHMMRSFVDEKQNPLLWASTYHAGEFLDRVAVAEAKAKRRAKKLAHISHTLPKDEASDEAVNKKSDSRPADAGSSTSELIGPKQMAIEGFKAQSEMVIDSLDRLITGWEERKESVVVEGVHLSLNFVMGLMKKHPSIIPFMIYITNEEKHLERFAVRAKYMTLDPAKNKYVKYIRNIRTIQDYLCNRADKHLVPKINNTNVDRSVEAIHATVFSCLRRREAGEQLYDPTTNMVVVIDEDYRKQNAANTLSSKGMFQLIQRKGSSRHLMALLNTDGSVAKAWPVDSIGDNRKPISNQRSEKGIGGPMYGPLQIGKAEPVNLQFGNFGISAWPSDTGGTSHVGSVDESRADGTDTGSKYYSSCCSSPRMSDGPAKELKEEQSVSGTDEEADEPYEGGSDEDLSDFSERQIHEECLLLQIEGSVDEESTKSDEEYDDLAMLDGQETGYWCDDDEESKAKIVPISSDPDTNSIENLKEDKYKENLDLFLRTSKEPLSEPLCSYSALMEKNQKKMPAGGNTRRMRKRSLSIPALGKHGSLGKGPILSGAPQR; encoded by the exons ATGGCCGAAGTGCCTAAATTGCTGTATATAGTCGTTGTGGACGACGGAGGTAAGAAAGATGGGAATGACTCCTTCCGATACATTCGATCGATGCTGCAGAGCACCCTGCAGCTCATGGGATGCAAACCGCGGCATGCGTTCAAG ATTAGCCGGAGGGTTTTTGAAGTGATGAGAAGTGAATTCTCAGCCAATGCCTTGCCGCATATGCCGATGAAAAATTTAGGATTGAATGATTTGGAAGAACACTCTCAAAAAGAAAACAGTTGTTCCATTTGTGGTTGTTTGGGTAAAGGAGAGGTTTGCAACCATTTGGTTTCCAAGGAAGATGAGAGAACAAATAGTAAACCATTTGACTTGTACAAAAGACGCACTACTGTTGTTGTTAAAAGAGAGACATTCCTGGATGTTGTTTGTGATGTTCTTGCCGAATACAAGTATGTTGGTCCCAATCAGAGGGCGGACTTGGTTTTGGCATGCAG AATTCGAGAAAGAAAGGAATCTGTGACTGTGCTGTTATGTGGGACAAGTGGGTGTGGCAAGTCTACTTTGTCTTCGTTGCTG GGTGGCAGATTGGGCTTCACAACTATGGTCTCTACTGACTCAATTCGACACATGATGCGGAGCTTTGTTGATGAAAAGCAAAACCCTCTACTCTGGGCATCAACCTATCATGCTGGTGAGTTCCTGGATCGAGTGGCAGTTGCGGAAGCAAAAGCTAAAAGGAGAGCAAAGAAATTGGCACACATTTCCCACACTCTACCCAAGGATGAGGCCTCTGATGAAGCTGTAAACAAAAAATCAGATTCCAGGCCAGCAGATGCTGGTTCCAGTACCTCTGAACTCATTGGTCCAAAACAAATGGCCATTGAGGGATTCAAAGCGCAGAGTGAGATGGTTATTGACAGCCTTGATCGGCTGATTACCGGATGGGAGGAGCGGAAAGAATCAGTAGTTGTTGAGGGTGTCCACTTAAGCCTCAACTTTGTG ATGGGGCTAATGAAGAAACATCCTTCAATCATACCATTCATGATTTACATCACAAATGAGGAGAAACACTTGGAACGATTTGCAGTTCGTGCAAAGTACATGACGCTAGACCCCGCAAAAAACAAATACGTTAAATATATTCGCAACATAAGAACAATTCAAGACTATCTGTGTAATCGCGCTGATAAGCATCTAGTAcccaaaataaataacacaaatGTGGACAGGAGTGTGGAAGCCATTCATGCCACTGTGTTCAGCTGCCTTCGACGACGTGAAGCAGGGGAGCAGCTGTACGACCCCACCACTAACATGGTTGTGGTGATAGATGAGGACTACCGGAAGCAAAATGCTGCCAACACACTGAGTTCCAAGGGGATGTTCCAACTGATACAGAGAAAGGGATCTTCTAGACATCTAATGGCTCTTCTCAATACAGATGGTTCTGTGGCCAAGGCTTGGCCTGTTGACTCTATTGGTGACAATAGAAAGCCCATCTCAAACCAAAGGAGCGAGAAAGGTATAGGGGGTCCAATGTATGGACCCTTGCAGATTGGCAAGGCAGAGCCAGTTAACCTTCAGTTTGGGAACTTTGGGATCAGTGCATGGCCCAGTGATACAGGTGGGACAAGTCATGTTGGAAGTGTTGATGAGTCAAGAGCTGATGGAACTGATACTGGGAGCAAATATTACTCTTCCTGCTGTAGCTCACCAAGGATGTCTGATGGACCTGCGAAGGAG CTTAAAGAGGAACAGTCGGTTTCTGGCACTGATGAAGAAGCTGATGAACCATATGAGGGGGGCAGTGATGAGGATCTTAGTGATTTCAGTGAAAGGCAGATACATGAAGAG TGTTTGTTGTTACAGATTGAGGGTTCAGTCGATGAGGAGTCAACGAAGTCCGATGAAGAATATGATGATTTAGCAATGCTGGATGGGCAAGAGACTGGTTATTGgtgtgatgatgatgaagaatccaAGGCAAAGATAGTACCAATATCTAGTGATCCTGATACTAACAGTATTGAAAACCTGAAAGAGGACAAGTACAAAGAGAATTTGGATCTCTTTCTGAGAACAAGTAAGGAGCCTTTGTCTGAGCCATTGTGCTCATACTCTGCACTCATGGAGAAGAATCAGAAGAAAATGCCGGCTGGGGGCAATACCAGGAGGATGAGGAAACGTTCTCTCAGCATTCCTGCATTGGGGAAGCATGGTTCATTGGGTAAAGGGCCCATTCTTTCTGGAGCACCTCAGAGGTAG